From Cellulomonas oligotrophica, a single genomic window includes:
- a CDS encoding ATP-binding cassette domain-containing protein has product MSSTPAVLQATDVWAGYGGPPVLAGVDLTLRPGDAVGLVGRSGVGKSTLVEVLGGGLRPGRGHVTFAGIPVGRTPMRHRKAVRARLRTVHQNGLAGIDPDRSVEQTMNDAFGEARKAGRSTNHDVEAALGVVGLPVRFVTRRVGSLSGGERQRVAIARALAARPDLLLLDEPLTAVDAGMRDEVVADIRALVHAEGIGLLVASHDLRLLDRLTTHVHVLADGTLIESGPLRDVLRDPQHAHTRELADALPDAVAGSRALDA; this is encoded by the coding sequence ATGAGCAGCACCCCCGCCGTCCTCCAGGCCACCGACGTCTGGGCGGGCTACGGCGGCCCGCCCGTGCTCGCGGGCGTCGACCTCACGCTGCGCCCCGGCGACGCCGTCGGGCTGGTCGGCCGCTCCGGCGTCGGCAAGTCCACGCTCGTCGAGGTCCTCGGCGGCGGGCTGCGCCCCGGCCGCGGGCACGTGACCTTCGCCGGCATCCCCGTCGGCCGCACCCCGATGCGGCACCGCAAGGCCGTGCGCGCGCGGCTGCGCACCGTCCACCAGAACGGCCTGGCGGGCATCGACCCCGACCGCAGCGTCGAGCAGACCATGAACGACGCGTTCGGCGAGGCCCGCAAGGCCGGCCGGTCCACCAACCACGACGTCGAGGCCGCGCTCGGCGTGGTCGGCCTGCCCGTGCGCTTCGTGACGCGCCGCGTCGGCTCCCTGTCCGGGGGCGAGCGGCAGCGCGTCGCCATCGCCCGCGCCCTGGCCGCCCGGCCCGACCTGCTGCTGCTCGACGAGCCGCTGACCGCCGTCGACGCCGGCATGCGCGACGAGGTCGTCGCCGACATCCGCGCGCTCGTGCACGCCGAGGGCATCGGCCTGCTCGTCGCCTCGCACGACCTGCGCCTGCTCGACCGGCTCACCACCCACGTGCACGTGCTCGCCGACGGCACGCTCATCGAGAGCGGCCCGCTGCGCGACGTGCTGCGCGACCCGCAGCACGCGCACACGCGCGAGCTCGCCGACGCCCTGCCCGACGCCGTCGCCGGGTCCCGCGCCCTCGACGCCTGA
- a CDS encoding diguanylate cyclase domain-containing protein has protein sequence MTTSMPSAPVTTVAPTLLREVAVPVQVVRAQDAMSDVEVLFRAPRLDAVAVHDAAQGRVGLLTRHRYTEVMTGRLGYGRAVMTRREVGQVADWDALVLDPSTTVVDAARTAMARDAARRHDDVLVPGPSWSAASTADLVSALTAALADRAARDPLTGLLTRAHLLATMTRWAAEAVAGTRRRLLLVGLDVVAMADLNASAGFAAGDEVLRGVAARLRGTMPNGSVVARLDGDAFAVLVLLPAVYDDRAVELTSALRDRAVEACAGVGPRVRAATSASLAGWADPDLLLMEVERGLRSTPHGSPPATGQLPARGH, from the coding sequence GTGACCACGTCGATGCCCTCCGCCCCCGTCACGACGGTCGCGCCCACCCTGCTGCGGGAGGTCGCCGTGCCGGTCCAGGTGGTCCGGGCGCAGGACGCGATGAGCGACGTCGAGGTGCTGTTCCGCGCGCCACGGCTGGACGCGGTCGCGGTGCACGACGCCGCGCAGGGCCGGGTCGGTCTGCTCACCCGGCACCGGTACACCGAGGTGATGACCGGGCGGCTCGGGTACGGGCGGGCCGTGATGACGCGCCGCGAGGTCGGCCAGGTCGCGGACTGGGACGCGCTCGTGCTCGACCCGTCGACGACGGTGGTCGACGCCGCGCGCACCGCGATGGCCCGGGACGCGGCCCGCCGGCACGACGACGTGCTCGTGCCGGGCCCGTCGTGGTCGGCCGCCAGCACCGCCGACCTGGTGTCCGCGCTGACGGCGGCGCTGGCCGACCGGGCCGCGCGCGACCCGCTGACGGGCCTGCTGACGCGGGCGCACCTGCTGGCGACGATGACGCGCTGGGCGGCCGAGGCGGTCGCGGGGACGCGGCGGCGCCTGCTGCTGGTGGGGCTGGACGTGGTCGCGATGGCCGACCTGAACGCGTCGGCGGGGTTCGCCGCGGGCGACGAGGTGCTGCGGGGCGTGGCGGCGCGCCTGCGGGGCACGATGCCGAACGGCTCGGTGGTCGCGCGGCTCGACGGCGACGCGTTCGCGGTGCTGGTGCTGCTGCCGGCGGTGTACGACGACCGGGCGGTGGAGCTGACGTCGGCGCTGCGGGACCGGGCCGTCGAGGCGTGCGCGGGCGTGGGCCCGCGGGTCCGGGCGGCCACGTCGGCGTCGCTCGCCGGGTGGGCGGACCCCGACCTGCTGCTCATGGAGGTCGAGCGCGGGCTGCGCTCGACGCCGCACGGGTCGCCGCCCGCGACCGGGCAGCTGCCGGCGCGGGGGCACTGA
- a CDS encoding DUF4870 domain-containing protein, with amino-acid sequence MSLDDADRPADPADPGPLPAPHARRTPPAGVPGAPAALDGSPAWWCGLVTLLCIPVLSNVVAVVAVLVYRSAARERLTPTGAEVVRRAANWQLSLLLYVTVLITVHVVVLASGAVEGASFLPFGLVILTALGLLVYNAVLCVLGAARASTGRLVAVPLALPLLR; translated from the coding sequence GTGAGCCTCGACGACGCCGACCGTCCCGCCGACCCCGCCGACCCGGGCCCCCTGCCGGCCCCGCACGCCCGCCGCACGCCCCCGGCGGGCGTGCCGGGCGCACCGGCGGCGCTCGACGGGTCGCCCGCCTGGTGGTGCGGGCTCGTGACGCTGCTGTGCATCCCCGTGCTCAGCAACGTCGTCGCGGTGGTCGCGGTGCTCGTCTACCGCTCGGCCGCGCGCGAGCGGCTGACGCCGACGGGTGCGGAGGTGGTCCGGCGCGCGGCGAACTGGCAGCTGAGCCTGCTGCTGTACGTCACCGTGCTGATCACCGTGCACGTGGTCGTGCTGGCGAGCGGCGCGGTCGAGGGCGCGTCGTTCCTGCCGTTCGGGCTCGTGATCCTCACGGCCCTGGGGCTGCTGGTCTACAACGCCGTGCTCTGCGTGCTGGGCGCGGCGCGGGCGTCGACCGGCCGCCTCGTCGCGGTGCCGCTGGCCCTCCCGCTGCTGCGCTGA
- a CDS encoding cellulose binding domain-containing protein codes for MPNRRRPSLAGLVTAALALGAVGLVAPPAAQAAAGCAVTYTVTSQWSGGFGAEVAVTNLGDPLTRWALEWSFPAGQTVTQHWNATLTQTGSQVSASNAAWNGSLPTGGRAQLGFNGTWAGANTAPTAFRLNGTACTGSVGPTATPTPGTTPTPTPTSTPSPTSSPTPTPTASRPPLTNPLVWQDYPDLDIVRVGDTYYSSASSFHLSPGAPVLRSYDLANWEVAGHSVPTLDFGDRYDMNGGTAYVKGIWASFFTYRPSNQTFYWGGCIDGRTYVYRARQVGDTWQRHTTIDRCYYDAGALVDTDDTMYVAHGNTSISVAQLSADGTREVRNQQVFQTPSSIGTLEGARMYKKDGSYYIWLTRPANGQYVLRSTNGPFGPYTVRQVLLDLPGPISGGGVPHQGGLVQTQKGDWYYQAFVDAYPGGRVPVIAPITWTADGWPQVTTVGGRWAAQYPAADLPPAPRQVTPMVGPDTFSTPTLSHRWEWNHDPDTTRFSTGDGLRLQTATVTTDLYRARNTLTHRTVGPQSTATIEMDVSQMRPGDRAGLAMLRDSSAWVGVKNDGGRLRVVMASGMEMNSSWQTTSTGAEVAGVDLPGTKVWLRATADIRPGAGRQALFSYSTDGRTFTRLGPGFTLKNQWQFFLGYRYGIFSYATQSLGGAVTVERFDLTTP; via the coding sequence ATGCCGAACCGTCGCCGTCCGTCGCTCGCGGGGCTCGTCACCGCGGCCCTCGCGCTCGGGGCCGTGGGCCTCGTCGCACCGCCCGCGGCGCAGGCCGCCGCCGGGTGCGCGGTCACGTACACCGTGACGTCGCAGTGGTCCGGGGGGTTCGGCGCCGAGGTCGCCGTCACCAACCTCGGTGACCCGCTGACCCGGTGGGCCCTGGAGTGGTCCTTCCCGGCGGGGCAGACGGTCACGCAGCACTGGAACGCGACGCTCACGCAGACGGGGAGCCAGGTGAGCGCGTCGAACGCCGCGTGGAACGGCAGCCTTCCGACGGGCGGTCGGGCGCAGCTCGGGTTCAACGGCACGTGGGCGGGTGCGAACACCGCGCCGACGGCGTTCCGGCTCAACGGGACCGCGTGCACGGGGTCCGTCGGCCCGACGGCCACCCCGACGCCGGGCACCACGCCGACGCCCACCCCCACGAGCACGCCGAGCCCGACGTCGTCGCCGACGCCGACGCCCACGGCGAGCCGCCCGCCGCTGACGAACCCGCTGGTCTGGCAGGACTACCCGGACCTCGACATCGTCCGGGTCGGCGACACCTACTACTCGTCCGCGTCGAGCTTCCACCTCTCGCCCGGTGCGCCCGTGCTGCGCTCGTACGACCTGGCGAACTGGGAGGTGGCCGGGCACTCGGTGCCGACGCTGGACTTCGGCGACCGGTACGACATGAACGGCGGCACCGCGTACGTCAAGGGCATCTGGGCGTCGTTCTTCACGTACCGGCCCAGCAACCAGACGTTCTACTGGGGCGGCTGCATCGACGGCCGGACGTACGTGTACCGGGCCCGCCAGGTCGGCGACACGTGGCAGCGGCACACGACGATCGACCGGTGCTACTACGACGCCGGCGCCCTGGTCGACACCGACGACACGATGTACGTCGCCCACGGCAACACGAGCATCTCGGTGGCCCAGCTCTCCGCGGACGGCACCCGCGAGGTCCGCAACCAGCAGGTCTTCCAGACGCCGTCGAGCATCGGCACCCTCGAGGGTGCGCGGATGTACAAGAAGGACGGCAGCTACTACATCTGGCTGACGCGCCCGGCGAACGGGCAGTACGTGCTGCGCTCGACGAACGGCCCCTTCGGCCCGTACACGGTGCGCCAGGTGCTGCTCGACCTGCCCGGGCCGATCAGCGGCGGCGGCGTGCCGCACCAGGGCGGCCTCGTGCAGACGCAGAAGGGCGACTGGTACTACCAGGCGTTCGTCGACGCGTACCCGGGCGGGCGCGTGCCCGTCATCGCCCCCATCACGTGGACCGCGGACGGGTGGCCGCAGGTCACCACGGTGGGCGGGCGCTGGGCCGCCCAGTACCCGGCGGCGGACCTGCCCCCGGCGCCGCGCCAGGTGACGCCGATGGTCGGCCCGGACACGTTCAGCACGCCGACCCTGTCGCACCGGTGGGAGTGGAACCACGACCCGGACACGACCCGGTTCTCCACGGGCGACGGCCTGCGCCTGCAGACGGCGACCGTGACGACCGACCTCTACCGCGCCCGCAACACCCTCACCCACCGCACGGTCGGCCCGCAGTCGACGGCCACGATCGAGATGGACGTGTCCCAGATGCGGCCCGGCGACCGGGCGGGGCTGGCGATGCTGCGCGACTCCTCGGCGTGGGTGGGGGTGAAGAACGACGGCGGCCGGCTGCGCGTCGTCATGGCCAGCGGCATGGAGATGAACAGCTCCTGGCAGACCACGTCGACGGGTGCGGAGGTCGCGGGCGTCGACCTGCCCGGCACGAAGGTCTGGCTGCGCGCCACGGCCGACATCCGCCCCGGGGCGGGCCGGCAGGCGCTGTTCTCATACAGCACCGACGGCCGGACGTTCACGCGCCTCGGCCCGGGCTTCACGCTGAAGAACCAGTGGCAGTTCTTCCTCGGCTACCGCTACGGCATCTTCAGCTACGCGACCCAGTCCCTGGGCGGGGCGGTCACGGTCGAGAGGTTCGACCTGACGACGCCGTGA
- a CDS encoding endo-1,4-beta-xylanase: protein MQNPVRRGRRATLVATVAVAAMTFTGVLAALPAQAAASTLGAAAAQSGRYFGAAIAGGRMNDTAYMAIVDREFSSVVAENEMKMDATEPRQNQFSFTAGDRLVSYAQSRGKQVRGHTLAWHAQQPAWMQGMSGSALRSAMLNHVTQVAAHYRGKIHSWDVVNEAFADGSSGGRRDSNLQRTGNDWIEAAFRAARAADPGAKLCYNDYNIDSINPKSTGVYSMVRDFKARGVPIDCVGFQSHFGTTIPGDYRANLQRFADLGVDVQITELDIEQGSNQANAYRQVTQACLAVSRCTGITVWGVRDSDSWRTGANPLLFDASGNKKPAYTAVLDALNAASPSPTPTPTPTPTRTPTPTPTPTPTSGTGACQVAYSVPSQWGGGFTANIRITNRGPAVSSWALAFTFPGNQTVQQAWNGVATQAGNQVTIRNASYNGTVPTGGTVEIGFNGGFSGSNPAPTAFTLNGVAC, encoded by the coding sequence ATGCAGAACCCAGTGCGCAGAGGACGGCGGGCGACCCTCGTCGCCACGGTCGCCGTCGCCGCCATGACGTTCACCGGGGTGCTCGCCGCGCTGCCGGCCCAGGCCGCCGCGAGCACGCTCGGTGCCGCCGCCGCGCAGAGCGGCCGGTACTTCGGTGCCGCGATCGCCGGGGGCCGCATGAACGACACGGCCTACATGGCGATCGTCGACCGCGAGTTCAGCTCGGTCGTGGCCGAGAACGAGATGAAGATGGACGCCACCGAGCCCCGGCAGAACCAGTTCAGCTTCACCGCCGGCGACCGGCTGGTCAGCTACGCGCAGAGCCGGGGCAAGCAGGTGCGCGGCCACACCCTCGCGTGGCACGCGCAGCAGCCCGCCTGGATGCAGGGGATGTCCGGAAGCGCGCTGCGCAGCGCGATGCTCAACCACGTCACGCAGGTCGCCGCGCACTACCGGGGCAAGATCCACTCCTGGGACGTGGTCAACGAGGCCTTCGCCGACGGCTCCTCCGGCGGGCGCCGGGACTCGAACCTGCAGCGCACGGGCAACGACTGGATCGAGGCCGCGTTCCGCGCCGCCCGAGCCGCCGACCCGGGCGCCAAGCTCTGCTACAACGACTACAACATCGACTCGATCAACCCGAAGTCCACGGGCGTCTACAGCATGGTCCGTGACTTCAAGGCGCGGGGCGTGCCGATCGACTGCGTCGGGTTCCAGTCGCACTTCGGCACCACGATCCCCGGCGACTACCGCGCGAACCTGCAGCGGTTCGCCGACCTGGGCGTCGACGTGCAGATCACCGAGCTCGACATCGAGCAGGGCTCCAACCAGGCCAACGCCTACCGCCAGGTCACGCAGGCGTGCCTGGCCGTGAGCCGCTGCACGGGCATCACCGTGTGGGGCGTGCGGGACTCCGACTCGTGGCGCACGGGCGCGAACCCCCTGCTCTTCGACGCGTCGGGCAACAAGAAGCCGGCGTACACCGCGGTGCTCGACGCCCTCAACGCGGCGAGCCCGTCGCCGACCCCCACGCCCACCCCCACGCCCACCCGGACGCCGACGCCGACCCCCACGCCGACACCGACCTCCGGCACCGGCGCCTGCCAGGTCGCGTACTCCGTCCCGTCCCAGTGGGGCGGCGGGTTCACCGCCAACATCCGCATCACCAACCGCGGCCCAGCCGTCAGCTCGTGGGCGCTGGCGTTCACGTTCCCCGGCAACCAGACCGTGCAGCAGGCGTGGAACGGCGTCGCCACCCAGGCGGGCAACCAGGTGACGATCCGCAACGCCTCGTACAACGGCACCGTGCCCACCGGCGGCACGGTCGAGATCGGCTTCAACGGCGGGTTCTCGGGGTCCAACCCCGCACCCACGGCGTTCACGCTCAACGGCGTCGCCTGCTGA
- a CDS encoding rhamnulokinase, with protein MTTTPPVPAFAAVDLGASSGRVIVGRVLDAGTDGARVDLHEVTRFGNGPVGVPRGGPDGGTRLHWDVLALWRGVLDGLRAANREAGALAGVGVDSWAVDHGLLDADGALLGNPVHYRDARTAGVPERVFATVPAAELYARTGLQVQPFNTVFQLVAAQGEAQLAAARRLLLVPDLLGAWLTGEQVAEVTNASTTGLLDASTRTWATDLAVRLGVDTALLPPLRDPGRLLGHVRPDLAADLGHHTPLPVWTVGSHDTASAVVAVPAQGEDFAYVSCGTWSLVGLELPAPVLSEESRTANFTNEAGVDGTVRYLKNVMGLWVLSESVRTWHEAGLPAELPDLLAAAARVPGLTTVVDLDDPAFLPPGDMPARIAAAADATGQTPPQSQAETVRCILDSLALAYRRAVRQASALADREVRVVHLVGGGVRNTLLCRLTADATGLPVVAGPVEGAALGNVLVQARAAGVLDGDLAALRAVGARGLALTRYEPDPQAEARWRAAEQRLAGAAVALAR; from the coding sequence GAGGTCACGCGGTTCGGCAACGGGCCCGTCGGGGTGCCGCGCGGCGGGCCCGACGGGGGCACCCGCCTGCACTGGGACGTGCTGGCCCTGTGGCGCGGCGTGCTCGACGGTCTGCGCGCCGCGAACCGGGAGGCCGGCGCCCTCGCGGGGGTCGGTGTCGACTCCTGGGCCGTCGACCACGGGCTGCTCGACGCGGACGGCGCCCTGCTGGGCAACCCCGTGCACTACCGCGACGCCCGCACCGCCGGCGTGCCCGAGCGCGTGTTCGCGACCGTCCCGGCCGCCGAGCTGTACGCGCGCACGGGCCTGCAGGTGCAGCCCTTCAACACGGTCTTCCAGCTGGTCGCCGCGCAGGGCGAGGCCCAGCTCGCGGCCGCGCGCCGCCTGCTGCTGGTGCCCGACCTGCTGGGGGCGTGGCTCACCGGCGAGCAGGTCGCGGAGGTCACCAACGCGTCGACCACCGGGCTGCTCGACGCCTCCACCCGCACGTGGGCGACGGACCTGGCCGTGCGGCTGGGTGTCGACACCGCCCTGCTGCCGCCGCTGCGCGACCCGGGGCGCCTGCTCGGGCACGTGCGCCCCGACCTGGCGGCGGACCTCGGGCACCACACGCCGCTGCCGGTGTGGACGGTCGGCTCGCACGACACCGCGTCGGCCGTGGTCGCCGTGCCCGCGCAGGGCGAGGACTTCGCGTACGTCTCCTGCGGCACGTGGTCGCTGGTCGGCCTGGAGCTGCCCGCCCCGGTGCTCTCCGAGGAGTCGCGCACCGCGAACTTCACCAACGAGGCCGGTGTCGACGGCACGGTCCGGTACCTGAAGAACGTCATGGGCCTGTGGGTGCTCTCGGAGTCGGTGCGCACGTGGCACGAGGCCGGGCTGCCCGCGGAGCTGCCCGACCTGCTGGCGGCCGCCGCCCGCGTCCCCGGGCTGACGACGGTGGTCGACCTCGACGACCCGGCGTTCCTGCCGCCGGGGGACATGCCGGCCCGCATCGCCGCCGCCGCGGACGCGACCGGGCAGACGCCCCCGCAGTCGCAGGCCGAGACGGTGCGGTGCATCCTCGACTCCCTCGCGCTGGCGTACCGGCGGGCCGTGCGGCAGGCGTCCGCGCTGGCCGACCGTGAGGTGCGGGTCGTGCACCTCGTCGGCGGCGGGGTGCGCAACACGCTGCTGTGCCGGCTGACGGCGGACGCGACGGGGCTGCCGGTCGTGGCCGGGCCCGTCGAGGGTGCCGCGCTGGGCAACGTGCTGGTCCAGGCGCGGGCCGCGGGCGTGCTCGACGGTGACCTCGCGGCCCTGCGAGCCGTCGGGGCCCGCGGGCTCGCGCTGACCCGGTACGAGCCCGACCCGCAGGCGGAGGCGCGGTGGCGTGCCGCCGAGCAGCGCCTCGCCGGCGCCGCGGTCGCCCTCGCGCGCTGA